The genomic region TTTTCAAGCCTTGCATTATTATACACCGTTACATTGACCAACAATAAGCATAGTCTCCTATCGTTACATATACAGTATATGGCAACAATTTAACTCTCTCTCGGTGCTCTGTGATTAAGGGGAAAAGGCTGGTGATTATGATGCTGAAACTGTTGAAGATAACGCAAGCACTAAATTTGGTCAACGGACCAGTTTTACTAAGCAAGAGGTCGAGGAAGATTTTACTAGTGAGACAATTGAAAGTGAAACGGAAGTGATATGATAAGACATAATCAAGTGTTGAAACCAAAGCTGTTTAAGTCACCAACATTCCGTTTGAATTCATTTcctacatttttaaaaaagtttctTTATAGAATATGAAGAGTCAAATAAAAGGATTTTTTAACATCAAAGTATGTTTTTCTCAACAAGGtcaattatattatatcatatggcCATTGAGATActtaaatgacttaagatgctttgTAAATAACGCCCCTTTTGAGTATATCATattcaaaatgttacaaatattttgtaacggtccactgtatgcggcggatgtgcgttcatagtctccacttCAATGCActtgctagaaagctcagcttttctgtgaggcatagtaagttggaacttcaacaatcgttaaagctctgctttcctgatGGTTGAAGTGTAACGGTACCCTGTATATGGCAGAGGTCTACAGCGGCagaggtgcgttcataataataatccgtataaaacggaagtacgtttaTACCAGATGTAAATtgggttggtaatatgcaaattagcaatacccgggctatgtgagaatagagaagttagtgtatataaaaagaccagtggaccccttcagggtcgagcatgcttttccctgaagggatctgttggtgtttgtttcattacgccagaaagctcggctatctggtgtttgtttaacgtcgcacgttacaattTGTTCAGTGAAGACATAGCTTGAATACGTGAATTATAATCTTGTTGAAGAGGAAAAATGTTGGGGATACAATACTGGAATATGGTTTATGGTACTAGTATATGttgtttaaaggcctagtttaaggaatgtttttgttgttgttgttgttgtttgtttgtttgttttttgggtttttttttttttttttttttttgggggggggggggggggtcacttatagatgGCTTAAACCAGTGATTTGATTTACAGTAGTGTGTCACTGACTCTagatgcaaaaataatatttcttaaagtaGAAACACTGTAGGCTGTTTATTAAGGATGTATTAGATTTcgaaaattttaaaaacatagttACATGACGAATGGGAAACATATCACGCTAGTTTTTTGGTATATAATTAATGGTATGGGGATTAATCGGAAGCATAAAGAAAATGCATGGACATTACATCAGCAATATCATTCTACTTTGACTTCATGAACATGACGTCAGTATTATTATTCTACTTCCGTTGTTGGCATATGTCTTTACATAAATCACTTGTCTTCATAGAAATCTCAAGTTGATAATATATTGTGTCATGACGAATACATGTACTGTGAATCAAACAGTGTCCTTGTAAAAAGTACGCCTAGGTTCTTATATCCTTGCCACATTGCTCTGTGAAAATGTAGAATTAAAACCACTACCTCCTGTCATAGTGGAGACTATTTCGGATATATATTCAAGTCGGACAATTGTCATTTTTAAGTCAGTATGTCAAGATCGACAATCCTGTACGCACAATAACTCGAGAACGGTTTGGCCTAGGACTTTACTAGTGGTAGCTTAACCCTGACCATAAGATGTCACATATTTGCTATAGCCAGTTTAGGTCAGTTGGTCAATTTCAatcattaaatttgtttaaccACATGATAGTCAATTCATTAGGAGAGTAGTTAATGTTCTGGCAGTTTACGAAATGTGGCATTATGGCCAGTGTCAGATAGAGCTAATGTCCAACGGTGTCATATTTATGACAGCGGCGAGCACTAATTGCTTGATTCACCacaaagttttgaaaacaaattgtcgGCTTGTAATTACACTGGTCGTTTTCTGAGATTAATAGCATGTCTCTGGGGGGATTGTGAATTCCAAAGAATTCCAGGTAACTCAGTTTTCGATAGAGAGTTGAATCTGTTCAATACATTTAGACTGGTCACTAGAATTACACTGTTACATATAAAGAAATTTGCACTAGCATCGAAATGTCctgaattaaaatgatatgtacACAAGTATAAACATAGTAAACGAATATCCATTTCTTAAACATACAAAGAATGCGCAAACATATTGGTAAATTAATCTAAATCCATTAAGGGATTATTATGCCCTTTTCACAATAAATCACTTTTGCACAAAGTCTTGGAAACGTTCTGGGGGGTTTCGATTTCGCGATGAAGGTCTCGGTTGTGAAGGCTCTTGTTCGCCCGTACGTACAGTGCCAGGACGGAAGAAGTCGTCTAAGTCGTCCTCGCTGTCGGAGTCGTGTAGCCTTATCCGCTTGAAAAAGGACGAATTGCGGGTGATTGACCTGTCTTCTCTTTTCGCTGTTATCATCGAACCGTTTATCTTTGTAATTTTATATGGCTGACTGTCGAAAGGTGTGGAGAGCTTgtgtgttttgtgttgtttgacaAGTACAGTGTCGCCAACGTTAAATGTTGCCGGCTTTGCATGCCGTTTTGCGTCCGCGTACGATTTCATTTTAGCTTTTTGATTTGCGTCATTTTCACGAGCTTTGACTTGCACATTTTTCTTTCAAGGTTTCGATGGTgcaaatgttaattttattctTATCTGTCTTCCAAATAATAGTTCTGCTGGACTGTATTTTGTAGTCGCATGTTTTGTAGCTCTATAGTTGCGTACGAATGCATACTTGTCTGTGCGCCAATCTGCTTTTTGAGTTTTTGCTGCACGAATTACTTTTcctattgttttcatgaaacgCTCGCATTGTCCGTTTGCTTGAGGCCAGTTAGGGGttatttttctgtgtttgaaagcaacttgttttgaaaagttttgaaagtctGCACTATTCATCGGCGGTCCATTGTCAGTTCTCAGTACTTCAGGTATTCTATATTCTGAGAATATTTTGTCAagatttttaatgattttgcaTTGATCAGATGTTATTATCTCAACAATTGGGAATCTTGAAAAGTCATCAATCAAAACAAGAAGATATTTTCCATAAGGAAATGGTCCACAGAAATCCATGCTCACTGAATCCCATGCCTGTTTTGGCATTTCAGTCATTTGAAGTGGTTCCCTGGAGTTTTTATCAGTTGCTGCGAGACAGGGAATACAACTGTTACACAAGTCCTCAAccattttgtccatttttggAAAGTACACCTTTTCGCGCAATAGTTGTTTTGTCCTAACTATTCCTGGGTGTCCTTCGTGTGCTATTGAAATTGCCTTCTGTTGCAACTGTTTAGGTAGCACGATTCTATTTCCATGCAAGAGAACTTCACCGTTTTCGAACTTCACAACTGTCATTTCATTTCTCACGCGTGCAAGTGTATCTAGTACcgtgttgtttttgtaatttgattTCCACGAGGATTGTCTGACGTTTTGCATCACCTGTGGTAGGTCGCTGTCACGGCTTGTCTCATTGATTATGTCATGCAACGTCATCGCTTTTGGAACATCATGGTATGTAATGAATGACAGGTATTCTTCTGCAATTTTTCCTGCGTTGCTTGCTTGAGTCTTAGTGACATCGGGGTGCCTACTTAGGTAGTCTGACATGTTTGATTCACCTGGCTTGTATATGACATCAAAATCATAGGCTTGCATTTTCATTCGCCACCGTTCGAGTCTGGCTGGCGGCTTGGACTTCGGGTTTTTGTATATGTGTTCAAGCGCTTTTGCGTCTGTTATGACGGTGAATTTGTGTCCAAAgaggtatacatgtatatgccaGTGTTCAATGGCCCATACGATAGCTAAATTTTCTTTTTCGGTCTGAGAGTACCTTTTCTCGGTATCTGTCAATGATTTGCTTATAGCTAACTACTTTCCCTCCTTGCAGCATGATAGCTTGCATCTGCAACAGTTTGTGTTGTCAATTTTGGATCGAAATATGTCATTACAGTTTCACTGCTTAGATCCgatttgagtttatcaaaagCCTTTTGCTGTCTTTCTTCCCAAACGAATTTGACATCTTTCTTCACGAGCATTCGCAAAGGTTCTGTCGTTGTTGAGTAGTTTGGTATGAATCTGGAGACATAGTTTGTCATTGCGAGGAAGCTTCGTACTTCTGATGCGTTTTGTGGAGCAGGTGTGATTTTTGATTATTTCAcactttttttttgtcagcagaaAATCCGTTTTCACTGAAAATATAGCCGAAGAATTCAAGCGTTTTCTTGTTGAATTCACATTTCTGTTTGTTCAGTGTGAGGCCTTTTTCCTGTAGACGTCTAGGGCGGCTGCCAGTCTACGGTCGTGTTGCTCCTGCGAATTGCCATACACGATTATGTCATCGATGATGTTTTGTACACCTTCAAGTCCTTCAAGTGAGGTCCGTATTGCATTTTGGAAAACTTCTGATGCACATGTTAATCCAAAGTTTAGTCTTTTGTAACGTCTTAAAccaacatgtatagtaaatgtGGTTATGTTGCGTGATTTCTTTAAGATTTCAAGTTGATGGTATCCCTGATTTAAATCCaattttgagaatatttttGAACCATTCAAGTCCACGATTAGATCGTCAATTGTTGGTATAATGTGTCGAGTCCTTTTAATCGCTTCGTTAGGAAGGCGCATGTCTACACAGATacgtatttcattgtttttgctcTTCAGTTTCGGTGCTACGACAATCGGTGATACCCATTCTGTTGGTCCATCTACCTTTTCGATTATATCCATGTCTTCGAGCCTTTTGAGTTCAATTTCCACCTGTGTTCGAAGGTGAAATGGTATTCTTCTATGTGTTTGCACAACGGGTTGAACTGTATTGTCTACAAATAACTCAATTTGTGTGTCTTTCAATTTCCCAATGCCTGTGAATACCTTCGGGAATTTTTCGCATATTTCACTTTTGCTtgtcattgaatatatttctgGAACGGCTTGCAGTGACACTGATGTAGAGTATGATAACAGATTGCCACTGTTTCCTTTCGTTACGTATATCATGGCTGTCGTAAACTTGTCTTGGGTTTCTATCATTGCTTGAAACTGGCCCGTAATTTTGACAGCTTCAGTTGAACCATATGCATATACTTTCGTATccgttttgtttaattttggctTCGGTTTCATGGCGTTGTATGCTTTTTCATCAATGACATTTATCGATGACCCTGTGTCTACGAGCATTTTTAGGGCATGACCTTCGACTTTTACTTTGATTGTAGGTCGCTTGCAGGATATGTCTGGCTTGTTTGAATTTATTGCAAGTCCAAATGCAAATTCGTTACTGCTTCTTTCATTGCCCGAAATTTCGCTGTCTGAACATGTATCGGTACCTACTGTATGCACTGGCTTTGACTGTTTGCGTTTTGAACGACAAACAAGCTTAAAGTGATTCTTTTTCTTGcaaaaattacatgttttgcCGGCAGCGGGACATTGGCCATTCAGGTGTGGATACTCCTTACCACAGTTTGTGCAGCTTCGTGTTTTCTGTTGTGACTGACGGTAAGTGTTGGTAGATTGTCGTTGTTGAGGATGGTTTGGTTTTCGCTTTTGCCTGATTGCATAGGTGTTGTAACTGTTGTTGTGTTTGGCTGATTGTTCTATCTCGCTTGCGTTTTTGTCGGATAATTCTAGAGATCGCGCTTCTTTGATCATTTCGTCTAAAGACATTTCTGATCTGAGCTCTTTGCGTCTTAGTCTTGTTGACGTACAGCCTTGTATGATTTGTGACTTAATTTCCTTGTctacaacctcggatgtatgctggtacatcagttggaagtagttcgtaaatttctGAATTGTATCGTTAATTGAATaaagtgttttagagttgtattttttttagttgtATTAAGTTTAACTTGGTTGTCagtcaattattgcaaatagCATTAAGATTCGGTAATGTATCGGTCTCCAAGGGTTCCAGTACGtttgctgttatttttaaagatgcactcttactcccaaataaaacttaccacatttaaaatcaatgtttttttatgaagaataccaAGGGTAACATGGCAGAAAGGTGCAGtaaatacggtatttctaccttatgagacgatagaagTTTGcagttaatatttttgcgtgttCATGATATTCAgctatttaatatatatgattaCAATTAATCTTGTTATCGGTAATAGATATTTTCCAAAGATACATCATGTAGgaaatagttaaaggttaatcacttaaaatctatgtttgttatacacatgtatatatggattttgaataagagttaaaatgaacacatataagagcatgtatttacaaaagccgttCGTTATTATATTCCTGCATACAAAATTCAAATAGTAAAATTGGATTAGAATATCcaaaacagtgataacatcaacaaaTTTCCCCGGCCTTACGGCCAGTCTACACGCGTACGGTTCGACTTgttgatataccactgtaaaatggttagttctttcaaaagtataatttaaaaggtAATCATATACCGGTACATTGaaatagcaaaattgtaagtagcaaCATAGACAAGCGAATAACAGTTCTGTACATCGATGTGTAGTGGGTAAAAAATCTTACATGGGCACTATACGGCcggtttttctatgtttaaacaccctttatgttgggcgaggaaggattatgcagtttttgtgtgatgcagaatcagaataagcgtGCGTTAATAGAAGTTCAGTGCTGATCAAATGATTACTGTgggtatatttatttcagagtaCCCCGGGGACGTTTTGTCGACCTGAGCCAGCTCTTCCCACAGTTTCTCGTACATTTTAATAACAGCActagttttctttttttggtatcattattttgatacttttcaaggaaaactattttgaagaTAAAGAATGATAAACTATATAGTGTGTGATTTGGGTAAAATCAAGTAATTCGGATACTTGAACCAGTTGCGCTTATGGTTTCTTATATTatgtaatgttattatattatctTATACTAATTCTCTCTCGATTTACCAAACATGCTGTGGATGTTTAATTTTACACCGGGAGTACCAAACACGCTGGGAGCATGTAATATGACACCGGGAGTACCAAACATTCTTTGGAAGTGTAATATGACACCAGGAGTACCAAACAAGCCAGGGACATATACTTTGACACCACGGGGAGTACCGATATGTAATATGGTGACAGGAACAAAGACAAACACAACAATGACATGTAATATGGTGATGGGAGCACTTATGGACACGACAATGTTAaacagtgacgggagcacttatggacacgacaatgacatgttatacagtgacgggagcactgagggacacgacaatgacatgttatacagtgacgggagcactgagggacacgacaatgacatgttatacagtgacgggagcactgagggacacgacaatgacatgttatacagtgacgggagcactgagggacacgacaatgacatgttatacagtgacgggagcactgatggacacgacaatgacatgtcatacagtgacgggagcactgatggacacgacaatgacatgtcatacagtgacgggagcactgatggacacgacaatgacatgtcatacagtgacgggagcactgatggacacgacaatgacatgtcatacagtgacgggagcactgatggacacgacaatgacatgtcatacagtgacgggagcactgagggacacgacaatgacatgtcatacagtgacgggagcactgatggacacgacaatgacatgtcatacagtgacgggagcactgagggacacgacaatgacatgtcatacagtgacgggagcactgagggacacgacaatgacatgtcatacagtgacgggagcactgagggacacgacaatgacatgtcatacagtgacgggagcactgagggacacgacaatgacatgtcatacagtgacgggagcactgagggacacgacaatgacatgtcatacagtgacgggagcactgagggacacgacaatgacatgtcatacagtgacgggagcactgagggacccgacaatgacatgtcatacagtgacgggagcactgagggacccgacaatgacatgtcatacagtgacgggagcactgagggacacgacaatgacatgtcatacagtgacgggagcactgatggacacgacaatgacatgtcatacagtgacgggagcactgatggacacgacaatgacatgtcatacagtgacgggagcactgatggacacgacaatgacatgttatacagtgacgggagcactgatggacacgacaatgacatgttatacattGAATTGACAggagcactgagggacacgacaatgacatgttatacattGAATTGACAggagcactgagggacacgacaatgacatgttatacattgacgggagcactgatggacacgacaatgacatgtcatacagtgacgggagcactgatgga from Mya arenaria isolate MELC-2E11 chromosome 3, ASM2691426v1 harbors:
- the LOC128226246 gene encoding uncharacterized protein K02A2.6-like, producing MSLDEMIKEARSLELSDKNASEIEQSAKHNNSYNTYAIRQKRKPNHPQQRQSTNTYRQSQQKTRSCTNCGKEYPHLNGQCPAAGKTCNFCKKKNHFKLVCRSKRKQSKPVHTVGTDTCSDSEISGNERSSNEFAFGLAINSNKPDISCKRPTIKVKVEGHALKMLVDTGSSINVIDEKAYNAMKPKPKLNKTDTKVYAYGSTEAVKITGQFQAMIETQDKFTTAMIYVTKGNSGNLLSYSTSVSLQAVPEIYSMTSKSEICEKFPKVFTGIGKLKDTQIELFVDNTVQPVVQTHRRIPFHLRTQVEIELKRLEDMDIIEKVDGPTEWVSPIVVAPKLKSKNNEIRICVDMRLPNEAIKRTRHIIPTIDDLIVDLNGSKIFSKLDLNQGYHQLEILKKSRNITTFTIHVGLRRYKRLNFGLTCASEVFQNAIRTSLEGLEGVQNIIDDIIVYGNSQEQHDRRLAAALDVYRKKASH